A window of the Mesoplasma florum L1 genome harbors these coding sequences:
- a CDS encoding ABC transporter ATP-binding protein, translating into MKTNKKTSQNAEFFKIISKYYLKYWWITIILALTILSFCLTRASIPLLTQQITLAIKSENKVVLNDAEQALFWGWSSTTIIIVAVVMILIDAIGTFIFNYFSYILGRKIEIDLRNKILEKLVRQDISYYSDKKIGEILTSVVADTQNLGDGAVRIPTNIGISLSQFVVAFTMTFILAWKIAIFGSIIYFLLLALYFVFYIQTVKKYAVVREVYEEVNGNVTDRVGTIRLIKSTGTEDYEKAYLEKQQDINYKAHKPAILNLSFLMTTVYAGSMILQFAIPIIAGIIYSIKGDTAASATFFSVTFPAYMINQASLIATYSSLMGITFSLAVAGVASVKVSNLLKDESRLDPHYTDGIIVDEIKGDIVFKDIEFRYPEKPEKLILPKFNFTFEEGKSYAFVGETGSGKSTIARLLLRFYDPSNGEIIINKDQNLKDLNLSSYLRHVGYVEQEPQILFGDVYENVKYGRFDATNEEVIEACKKAEIHKLISSWPEGYDTILGERGFMLSGGQKQRLVIARMILKNPQILILDEATSALDNIVEKEIQAKLNELMKGRTSFTIAHRLSTIKNVDHIIVLGGNAKGIVQQGTFKELVKVEGHFKNLYEAGLLEEQQQNH; encoded by the coding sequence ATGAAGACAAATAAAAAAACATCACAAAATGCAGAATTCTTTAAAATAATTTCTAAGTATTATTTAAAATATTGATGAATAACAATTATTCTAGCATTAACAATATTATCTTTCTGTTTAACTAGAGCTTCAATACCACTTTTAACACAACAAATTACATTGGCTATTAAAAGTGAAAATAAAGTAGTTTTAAATGATGCAGAACAAGCTCTTTTTTGAGGATGAAGTTCTACAACTATTATTATTGTTGCTGTAGTTATGATTTTAATTGATGCAATAGGAACTTTTATTTTTAACTATTTCTCATATATTTTAGGAAGAAAAATTGAAATTGATTTAAGAAATAAAATTCTTGAAAAATTGGTAAGACAAGATATTTCATATTACTCAGATAAAAAAATTGGAGAAATCTTAACAAGTGTTGTTGCTGATACTCAAAACTTAGGTGATGGTGCGGTTAGAATTCCTACTAATATTGGAATTTCATTATCACAATTTGTTGTTGCATTTACCATGACATTTATTCTTGCATGAAAAATTGCAATCTTTGGATCAATTATTTACTTCTTATTATTAGCTTTATACTTTGTTTTCTATATTCAAACTGTTAAAAAATATGCAGTTGTTAGAGAAGTGTATGAAGAAGTTAATGGTAATGTTACTGATAGAGTTGGAACAATTAGATTAATTAAATCAACTGGAACAGAAGATTATGAAAAAGCTTATTTAGAAAAACAACAAGATATTAACTATAAAGCACATAAACCAGCTATTTTAAACTTGTCATTCTTAATGACTACAGTTTATGCAGGTTCAATGATCTTACAATTTGCTATTCCAATAATTGCAGGGATTATTTATTCAATTAAAGGAGATACAGCAGCATCTGCTACATTCTTCTCAGTAACTTTCCCAGCTTATATGATTAATCAAGCAAGTTTAATTGCAACATATAGTAGTTTAATGGGAATTACATTCTCATTAGCTGTAGCTGGAGTTGCTAGTGTAAAAGTATCAAACTTATTAAAAGATGAATCAAGACTAGATCCACATTATACTGATGGAATTATAGTTGATGAGATTAAAGGGGACATTGTATTTAAAGATATTGAATTTAGATATCCAGAAAAACCAGAAAAATTAATTTTGCCTAAATTCAACTTTACATTTGAAGAAGGTAAGTCATATGCGTTTGTTGGTGAGACTGGTTCAGGTAAGTCAACAATTGCTCGTTTATTATTAAGATTCTATGATCCAAGTAATGGAGAAATCATTATTAATAAAGATCAAAACTTAAAAGACTTAAACTTATCAAGTTATTTAAGACATGTTGGTTATGTAGAACAAGAACCTCAAATCTTATTTGGTGATGTTTATGAAAACGTTAAATATGGAAGATTTGATGCAACTAATGAAGAAGTTATTGAAGCATGTAAAAAAGCTGAAATACATAAATTAATTAGTTCATGACCAGAAGGATATGACACAATTCTTGGTGAAAGAGGATTTATGTTATCTGGTGGACAAAAACAAAGACTAGTTATTGCTAGAATGATTTTAAAAAATCCACAAATATTAATTTTAGATGAAGCTACATCAGCTTTAGATAATATTGTAGAAAAAGAAATTCAAGCAAAACTAAATGAATTGATGAAAGGTAGAACAAGTTTCACTATTGCTCATAGACTTTCAACAATTAAAAATGTTGATCACATTATTGTTTTAGGTGGA
- a CDS encoding glycoside hydrolase family 1 protein — MLKFPKNFHIGASMSAMQTEGKGITEIGDLTFDAYFKENPELFYHGVGPDLTSDITRHYKDDIEKFKYIGLDSVRTGFSWARLFPDGINLNKEAVKFYHDYIDEYLKNDIEIIMTLFHFDMPLWAHELGGWESREVIEKFISYCEFVFKEYGSKINYFVTFNEPLVPVFEGYVGKMHYPAKDSPKEAVAQAYGIFLAHAKAVKLFKELKIDSKIGVVYNWNFTFPFSDSAEDKISAEIYDAYVNRGPLNIMYNGNINPIIIKTLEEYNITPFHTSEEIEIIKQTEIDFLGVNYYFPCRVKTNENVKNRWALDQMHIEIPADAKINPFRGWEIYPEGLYDISIAIKKELNNIPWYIAENGMGVENEDRFRNENGQIDDDYRIEFLETHMSELKRGLDAGSNCFGYHIWAAIDCWSFRNAYKNRYGLIEVDLKDQSRKFKKSAYWYKELIENKE; from the coding sequence ATGTTAAAATTTCCTAAAAATTTTCACATCGGTGCTTCAATGAGTGCTATGCAAACAGAAGGAAAAGGAATTACTGAAATAGGTGATTTAACTTTTGATGCATATTTCAAAGAAAATCCGGAATTGTTTTACCATGGTGTTGGGCCAGATCTGACAAGTGATATTACAAGACACTATAAAGATGATATTGAAAAATTTAAATACATCGGATTAGATTCAGTTAGAACAGGTTTTTCTTGAGCTAGATTATTTCCAGATGGTATTAATCTAAACAAAGAAGCAGTAAAGTTCTATCATGACTATATCGATGAGTATTTAAAAAATGATATTGAAATTATTATGACTTTATTTCACTTTGACATGCCTTTATGAGCACATGAATTAGGTGGTTGAGAGAGCAGAGAAGTTATTGAAAAATTTATAAGTTATTGTGAATTTGTATTCAAGGAATATGGATCAAAAATAAATTATTTTGTTACCTTCAATGAACCACTTGTTCCTGTATTTGAAGGATATGTAGGTAAAATGCACTATCCCGCAAAGGATAGTCCCAAAGAAGCTGTAGCTCAAGCATATGGAATTTTCCTAGCTCATGCTAAAGCAGTAAAGTTATTTAAAGAATTAAAAATTGATTCAAAAATAGGAGTTGTTTATAACTGAAACTTTACATTCCCATTTTCAGATTCAGCAGAAGATAAAATTTCAGCTGAAATCTATGATGCTTATGTAAATAGAGGACCATTAAACATTATGTATAATGGAAATATTAACCCAATTATTATAAAAACCTTAGAAGAATATAACATAACTCCATTTCACACAAGCGAAGAAATTGAAATAATTAAACAAACTGAAATTGATTTTTTAGGAGTTAATTATTATTTCCCTTGTAGAGTTAAAACAAATGAAAATGTAAAAAATAGATGAGCTTTAGATCAAATGCATATTGAAATTCCTGCAGATGCAAAAATTAATCCTTTTAGAGGGTGAGAAATTTATCCTGAAGGGCTATATGATATATCTATAGCAATTAAAAAAGAGTTAAATAACATTCCATGATACATTGCTGAAAATGGTATGGGTGTTGAAAATGAAGATAGATTTAGAAATGAAAATGGACAAATAGATGATGATTACAGAATTGAGTTTTTAGAAACTCATATGTCTGAATTAAAAAGAGGTTTAGATGCTGGATCAAATTGTTTTGGTTACCACATTTGAGCTGCCATTGACTGCTGAAGCTTTAGAAATGCTTATAAAAATAGATATGGTTTAATTGAAGTTGATTTAAAAGACCAATCTAGAAAGTTTAAAAAATCAGCTTACTGATATAAAGAACTAATAGAAAATAAGGAGTAA
- a CDS encoding PTS transporter subunit EIIB produces MATKSQIYKNVEKLFLSLGGHENIQYFTHCMTRMRFHLHDWDKANENEIKDGGYAVGVNKNKSNGEFQVIIGPEVESFYNAFCEVNGYDEDGKTLIVKNDKPNLTEKQNKEIVDMKNRFRVKGSFNKALSFISKVFAPIVIPLVGYGLILTIASLITVEWSGSDSSLAANSHFFKEFSGILSILVNSFSLFVTVAVGYTTAKALRCNGIYGIIIALVLTSPGLINMGDVKPADGQSILGAYDGWTLFGDGVKYPWKINFNGLIIPMIVVVSFGAFLEIQTNKIKQSTLKMIIQPIAIIGGGFLFGVFIVAPVGLLFTNYLSIGINWLSTNSIAKYIAIPVVGGLYGPLVITGLHHSLTPIILQGQAIYGATLIQGFCTISNVSQGVASIAFVVLHRRVSKMKDIGVSNGVSAIVGGITEPSLYTINLKHLFPLIGCSIGTFFGTMIMVASNSYALQGASSIFGILMFLQQAPEKTGATTWIGGGYLWGTISVLTSCIITFVATYSLGKTKYFWNRSREILLNDFHEDINELKLLPKTKKAKRA; encoded by the coding sequence ATGGCTACAAAAAGTCAAATATACAAAAATGTTGAAAAATTATTTTTAAGTCTTGGTGGACATGAAAATATTCAATATTTCACTCACTGTATGACTAGAATGCGTTTTCATTTGCATGATTGAGATAAAGCAAATGAAAATGAAATTAAAGATGGTGGTTATGCTGTTGGTGTTAACAAAAATAAAAGCAACGGTGAATTCCAAGTTATTATAGGTCCTGAAGTTGAAAGTTTTTACAATGCTTTTTGCGAAGTTAATGGATATGATGAAGATGGAAAAACATTAATTGTTAAAAATGATAAACCAAATTTAACAGAGAAACAAAATAAAGAAATTGTTGATATGAAAAATAGATTTAGAGTTAAAGGTTCATTTAACAAAGCCCTTTCTTTTATCTCAAAAGTTTTTGCCCCAATAGTTATACCTCTTGTAGGTTATGGATTGATTTTGACAATCGCATCATTGATAACTGTTGAATGAAGTGGATCAGATAGTAGTTTAGCTGCTAATTCACATTTTTTTAAAGAGTTTTCTGGAATACTTTCAATTCTTGTTAATTCATTTTCATTGTTTGTTACAGTTGCTGTAGGTTATACAACAGCTAAAGCATTAAGATGTAATGGAATTTATGGAATTATAATTGCACTTGTTTTAACATCACCAGGATTAATAAATATGGGAGATGTTAAACCAGCTGATGGTCAAAGTATTTTAGGAGCTTATGACGGATGAACATTATTTGGAGATGGAGTTAAATATCCATGAAAAATAAACTTCAATGGATTAATTATTCCAATGATAGTTGTTGTTTCATTTGGTGCATTCTTAGAAATACAAACTAATAAAATTAAACAAAGTACATTAAAAATGATTATTCAACCAATTGCTATTATTGGTGGAGGTTTCTTATTTGGAGTATTCATAGTAGCACCTGTTGGGTTACTATTCACAAACTACTTATCAATTGGTATAAATTGATTAAGTACAAATAGTATTGCTAAATATATTGCTATACCTGTTGTTGGAGGATTATATGGCCCTTTAGTTATAACTGGTTTACACCACTCATTAACTCCAATTATTTTACAAGGTCAAGCAATTTATGGAGCCACATTGATTCAAGGTTTCTGTACTATTTCAAACGTTTCACAAGGGGTTGCTTCAATTGCATTCGTTGTGTTACACAGAAGAGTTTCAAAAATGAAAGATATTGGAGTTTCAAACGGGGTTTCTGCCATTGTTGGAGGAATCACAGAACCATCATTATATACAATAAACTTAAAACATTTATTCCCACTAATCGGATGTTCAATAGGTACATTCTTTGGAACAATGATTATGGTTGCTTCTAATTCATATGCATTGCAAGGGGCTTCTTCAATTTTCGGAATACTTATGTTCTTACAACAAGCACCTGAAAAAACTGGAGCTACAACTTGAATTGGTGGAGGATACTTATGAGGTACAATCTCAGTATTAACTTCATGTATAATAACTTTTGTTGCAACTTATTCTTTAGGTAAAACTAAATACTTCTGAAATAGATCAAGAGAAATCTTATTAAATGATTTCCATGAAGATATTAATGAATTAAAACTTTTACCAAAAACTAAAAAAGCGAAAAGAGCTTAA
- a CDS encoding MurR/RpiR family transcriptional regulator encodes MFQSIKEKLTVIYNNNESNTHKLIAKYLLDCLEENKTPTSKECSEVCFISESALTSFSKKYGYNGFREIAIRIKVEREYYKDFEKQKLSAKPSTLFNQVVQNIKQIDVQEDEISLLVSLLKECGRTFLFSSYEQNFNVEIFASQLQYKGIDSNFNSQRKMNPIWIDYCKEDDLCIFFAFGLDNQYLVNYYNLVKNKTKNIVIVTSSSQSHKFQEFKAEILIYEHNREDIYLSMRSVVLNYLFTKVIIKL; translated from the coding sequence ATGTTTCAAAGTATAAAAGAAAAGTTAACTGTTATTTATAATAACAACGAGAGTAATACACATAAATTAATTGCTAAATATTTACTTGATTGTTTGGAAGAAAATAAAACCCCAACTAGTAAAGAATGCTCTGAAGTATGTTTTATTTCTGAATCAGCGTTAACATCATTTTCTAAAAAATATGGTTATAACGGTTTTAGAGAAATAGCTATTAGAATAAAAGTTGAAAGAGAATATTACAAAGATTTTGAAAAGCAAAAACTTTCTGCCAAGCCATCTACCTTATTTAATCAAGTTGTTCAAAATATAAAACAAATTGATGTCCAAGAAGATGAAATAAGTTTGTTGGTAAGTTTGTTAAAAGAATGTGGAAGAACATTTTTATTTAGTTCTTATGAACAGAACTTTAATGTTGAAATCTTTGCAAGTCAATTGCAATATAAAGGTATTGATTCAAACTTTAATTCACAAAGAAAAATGAATCCTATTTGAATAGATTATTGTAAAGAAGACGATTTATGTATATTCTTTGCATTTGGATTAGATAATCAATACTTAGTAAACTATTATAATTTAGTTAAAAATAAAACAAAAAATATTGTAATTGTAACTTCATCATCTCAAAGTCATAAATTTCAAGAATTTAAAGCAGAAATTTTAATATATGAACATAATAGAGAAGATATATATTTATCTATGAGATCTGTAGTTCTTAATTATTTATTTACAAAAGTAATAATAAAACTTTAA
- a CDS encoding HU family DNA-binding protein — MKLINKNNLKISIIFLLIILFTTLLIIFKLLNNVYNGNQEWSEVISSGFNSQVVSKWFENTNHFLQGPIGFYSMFQSKLYVDSTFLTPIFLDAFINWMYVIILIILLTILVLQFWFKKQTIKTNETIVQKNKSSLLIIKEKVIREDKLIKKTSYDKVSKKYLVERLTEMYPDYKKKTIDEIVKNLFQNVENHLISGEEVIIENFGKLIKVEKPVKQAINPSNGEIVEVPATTIIKFKPSRNLKLIMSDTKWTGIKYNKKTIETITIEEEQK, encoded by the coding sequence ATGAAATTAATTAATAAAAATAATCTTAAAATATCAATTATTTTTCTATTGATTATTCTTTTTACTACTTTATTGATCATTTTTAAATTATTAAATAATGTTTATAATGGAAATCAAGAATGAAGTGAGGTAATTTCATCTGGATTTAACTCACAAGTTGTATCTAAATGATTTGAAAATACTAATCATTTTTTACAAGGTCCTATTGGTTTTTATTCTATGTTTCAATCTAAACTATATGTTGATTCAACTTTCTTAACTCCTATATTTTTAGATGCATTTATAAATTGAATGTATGTGATTATCCTAATAATTTTGTTAACTATACTTGTTTTACAGTTTTGATTTAAAAAACAAACAATAAAAACAAATGAAACTATAGTTCAAAAAAATAAAAGTTCATTATTAATTATTAAAGAAAAAGTTATTAGAGAAGATAAATTAATTAAGAAAACTAGTTATGATAAGGTATCAAAAAAATATTTAGTTGAAAGACTTACAGAAATGTATCCTGATTATAAAAAGAAAACTATTGATGAAATTGTTAAAAATTTATTTCAAAATGTTGAAAATCATTTAATAAGTGGAGAAGAAGTTATAATTGAAAACTTTGGAAAATTAATTAAAGTTGAAAAGCCGGTAAAACAAGCAATTAATCCATCAAATGGAGAAATTGTAGAAGTTCCCGCAACAACAATAATTAAATTTAAACCTTCACGTAATTTAAAATTAATTATGTCAGATACAAAATGAACTGGAATTAAATATAATAAAAAAACAATTGAAACGATAACAATTGAAGAGGAACAAAAATAA
- a CDS encoding DUF2130 domain-containing protein, giving the protein MSDILFRCPKCGEEITKDSFKNHNSNWTVIENYLSELKQKQENEIRVQLKNELIAQMNDKQIAEISLVKQEMLNNFNKQLESLNISINEKDNLINKLNEQKALEIDKERNAVINEFNEKIKTYELNIQKQQNMIDQLNQQKIAELNEAKSNLLNEFNDVKNSLEIKLANKEVEIKALDQKLNLEIEKNKEVLINQFSQEINNLKLELNNKKIELENFAIQKEAESKTKELTLINDYDKRIADLVQANREFKIINSKRKGENFEHEVYEDLVKAFSLFDGIEKITTGEKKADYLQTIKNHKREEIGKIVYEVKNAEWSNTWIPKLSTDAASNNTKYGILIATSFNDKYPGIPFMRSDEYENIWITDSESFVFVGQIVRRLVEFENEYNQKIKTVTKASDNELLKELEKQKAELNEYWTIQFPTAYKKMQKELEDLDKVADSLERNSSRIKKSINVINQQFFNKVQKGLSSILGEMKAEYL; this is encoded by the coding sequence ATGAGCGATATACTTTTTCGTTGCCCCAAATGTGGCGAAGAAATCACAAAAGATTCTTTTAAGAATCATAATTCAAACTGAACAGTTATTGAAAACTATTTAAGTGAATTAAAACAAAAGCAAGAGAATGAAATTCGAGTGCAACTTAAAAATGAATTAATAGCACAAATGAATGATAAACAGATTGCTGAAATTAGTTTAGTTAAACAAGAAATGCTAAATAACTTTAATAAACAATTAGAAAGCTTAAATATTTCAATTAATGAAAAAGATAATTTAATTAATAAATTAAATGAACAAAAGGCATTAGAAATAGATAAAGAAAGAAATGCTGTTATTAATGAGTTTAATGAAAAAATTAAAACATATGAATTGAACATTCAAAAACAACAAAATATGATTGATCAATTAAATCAACAAAAGATTGCAGAATTGAATGAAGCAAAAAGTAATTTATTAAATGAGTTTAATGATGTTAAAAATTCATTAGAGATTAAACTTGCAAATAAAGAAGTTGAAATTAAAGCTTTGGATCAAAAACTAAATCTTGAGATTGAAAAAAATAAAGAAGTTTTAATTAATCAATTTAGTCAAGAAATAAATAATTTAAAACTAGAGTTAAATAATAAAAAAATTGAATTAGAAAACTTTGCTATTCAAAAAGAAGCTGAATCAAAAACTAAAGAATTAACTTTAATAAATGATTATGATAAAAGAATAGCTGATTTAGTGCAAGCTAACCGTGAATTTAAAATTATTAATTCAAAACGAAAAGGTGAAAACTTTGAACATGAAGTGTATGAAGATTTAGTTAAAGCGTTTTCATTGTTTGATGGTATTGAAAAAATAACAACTGGTGAAAAGAAAGCAGATTACTTACAAACTATTAAAAATCATAAACGTGAAGAAATTGGAAAAATTGTTTATGAAGTTAAGAATGCGGAATGAAGTAATACTTGAATTCCTAAATTATCAACTGACGCTGCAAGTAATAACACTAAATATGGAATTTTAATTGCAACAAGTTTTAATGATAAATACCCAGGAATACCTTTTATGAGAAGTGATGAATATGAAAACATTTGAATAACTGATTCAGAAAGTTTTGTATTTGTCGGTCAAATCGTAAGAAGACTAGTTGAATTTGAAAATGAATATAATCAAAAAATTAAAACAGTTACTAAAGCTTCTGATAATGAATTACTAAAAGAATTAGAAAAACAAAAAGCTGAATTAAATGAATATTGAACGATTCAATTCCCAACAGCGTATAAAAAAATGCAAAAAGAATTAGAAGATCTTGATAAAGTGGCTGATAGTTTAGAAAGAAACTCATCAAGAATAAAAAAATCAATTAATGTTATTAATCAACAATTCTTTAATAAAGTACAAAAAGGATTATCAAGTATACTTGGAGAAATGAAAGCAGAATATTTATAA